The proteins below come from a single Papaver somniferum cultivar HN1 chromosome 11, ASM357369v1, whole genome shotgun sequence genomic window:
- the LOC113325200 gene encoding zinc finger BED domain-containing protein RICESLEEPER 3-like: MKKYHTSLLRIRAVVKYVTKYPARYKRFTEVAESKRIDCKKVLILDVRTRWNSTYLMLVAAERYEKAFERLRELDNAFCEEFCFDIPVPDNIMGDGDDTVDLDVDYDLESDNEEELDTTEEEDFAAVRKAKKKNKPKVHAPERYDWCNARVLIKFLHVFYEATVAFSASTYVTSHSFLLELDTVRQELEEWKNTHEDPFLSHMGAVMLLKYNKYWGTYRNMNSLMFMAVLLDPREKEHGLFVTVEDLILIKQKMLDVQYLHQNLWARLILLLLKVLRVLEVNAARFDILPLMAKDIFVIPISSVASESAFSTGKRILDPFRISLNPKTLEALILLQNWLRTPIDMDSSTLGVEEEEIDIAESELFGDLAASSIVIDD; this comes from the exons ATGAagaagtatcatacatcacttctCAGGATCAGGGCAGTGGTAAAATATGTCACGAAATATCCCGCAAGATATAAAAGGTTTACGGAGGTTGCTGAGTCGAAAAGAATAGATTGTAAAAAGGTTCTGATATTAGATGTGAGAACGCGGTGGAATTCTACTTACTTAATGCTTGTTGCTGCTGAAAGATATGAAAAGGCATTTGAAAGGCTACGTGAGTTGGATAATGCATTTTGTGAAGAGTTTTGCTTTGATATTCCAGTACCAGATAATATTATGGGTGATGGTGATGACACTGTTGATCTTGATGTTGATTATGATCTGGAatcagacaatgaagaagaacttgatactactgaagaagaagattttgctgCTGTCaggaaagccaagaaaaaaaacaAGCCAAAAGTGCATGCTCCTGAACGATACGATTGGTGCAATGCGAGAGTTTTGATTAAGTTTCTACACGTATTTTATGAAGCAACTGTTGCATTTTCAGCTTCtacttatgttacttctcattctTTCTTATTGGAACTTGATACTGTTCGTCAAGAATTAGAAGAATGGAAAAATACACATGAGGACCCTTTCTTAAGCCACATGGGTGCTGTAATGTTGCTCAAGTACAACAAATATTGGGGAACATACCGAAATATGAATTCGTTGATGTTTATGGCTGTACTTCTTGATCCACGAGAGAAAGAACATGGATTATTTGTgactgttgaagatttaatt CTTATAAAGCAGAAAATGTTAGATGTGcagtatcttcatcagaatctgtGGGCGAGACTAATTCTACTTCTACTCAAAGTTCTTCGAGTTTTGGAA GTAAATGCTGCGAGGTTTGACATTTTGCCACTTATGGCTAAAGATATATTTGTTATTCCCATTTCTTCCGTTGCTTCAGAATCAGCATTTAGTACCGGAAAAAGAATTTTGGATCCTTTTCGAATCTCCTTAAATCCCAAGACACTTGAGGCCTTAATTTTGTTACAAAATTGGTTACGAACACCAATAGACATGGATTCATCTACTCTTGGAGTCGAGGAGGAGGAGATTGATATTGCTGAGTCTG agctattcGGTGACCTTGCTGCTTCTTCCATCGTCATAGATGATTGA